The proteins below come from a single Lates calcarifer isolate ASB-BC8 linkage group LG11, TLL_Latcal_v3, whole genome shotgun sequence genomic window:
- the bud31 gene encoding protein BUD31 homolog, with amino-acid sequence MPKVKRSRKPPPDGWELIEPTLDELDQKMREAETEPHEGKRKVESLWPIFRLHHQRSRYIYDLFYKRKAISRELYEYCIKEGYADKNLIAKWKKQGYENLCCLRCIQTRDTNFGTNCICRVPKSKLEVGRIIECTHCGCRGCSG; translated from the exons ATGCCCAAAGTAAAGAGGAGTCGGAAGCCGCCCCCAGATGGCTGGGAGCTTATTGAACCCACTTTGGACGAGCTGGATCAGAAAATGAGAGAAG CTGAAACAGAGCCTCATGAGGGAAAGCGAAAGGTAGAGTCCCTTTGGCCAATTTTCAGGCTGCACCATCAGCGGAGTCGATACATCTACGACCTGTTCTACAAAAGGAAAGCCATCAGCAGAG AGCTGTATGAGTACTGTATAAAGGAAGGCTATGCAGACAAGAATCTGATTGCCAAGTGGAAGAAACAGGGCTATGAGAACCTGTGCTGCCTGCGCTGCATCCAAACGAGAGACACCAACTTTGGAACCAACTGCATCTGCAGAGTCCCCAAGAGCAAGCTGGAAGTG ggaAGGATCATTGAATGCACCCACTGTGGATGCAGAGGTTGCTCTGGCTAA
- the pdap1b gene encoding pdgfa associated protein 1b — MPKGGKKGGHKGRVRTYTSPEEIDAQMKAEKERKRQEQEEEEQEGAAQNDTAEEKLPASGSEDSDDENSQRRRAGVEGLIEIENPNRVAQKSKKVTQIELDEPKQLSRREREEIEKQKAKERYMKMHLAGKTDQAKADLARLAIIRKQREEAAKKKEEEKKAKEAAAAAARGINSLSLK, encoded by the exons ATGCCCAAAGGAGGTAAG AAAGGTGGCCACAAGGGTCGCGTGCGGACGTACACCAGCCCAGAAGAGATAGACGCTCAGATGaaggcagagaaggagagaaaaagg caagagcaggaagaagaggagcaggagggagcAGCTCAGAATGACACGGCAGAGGAGAAGTTACCAGCATCAGGATCAGAGGATAGCGATGATGAAAATTCACAG aggaggagagcaggtgTGGAGGGCTTGATAGAAATCGAGAACCCCAACAGAGTGGCTCAGAAGTCCAAGAAGGTGACGCAGATTGAGCTGGATGAACCTAAGCAGTTATcaaggagagagag AGAAGAGATTGAGAAGCAGAAAGCGAAGGAGCGGTACATGAAGATGCACTTGGCAGGGAAGACAGACCAGGCCAAAGCCGACCTCGCTCGCCTTGCCATTATCcggaaacagagagaggaggcggcaaaaaagaaagaagaagagaaaaaag caaaagaagcagcagcagcagcagctagaGGAATAAACTCCCTCTCCCTGAAATGA